One segment of Bombus pascuorum chromosome 6, iyBomPasc1.1, whole genome shotgun sequence DNA contains the following:
- the LOC132907858 gene encoding uncharacterized protein LOC132907858 translates to MRSSVLSALFVLTITCLILQAQSLGCTCGGLGEGSNPCTQSEVVVKATKLPKPTHFVPAEEIKDAATVKNMQTDCSNSESESNSSPCNTCDKNPNTQSESIECNDSSCSCNKQNIETLDVEDSVNSNGNVAPKFPPIGDLCYPLPMEPNSGKIIEKTKVIPAYPGKLVCCPSSVPHEICINTATGETKSKTLSSSDATSETVSHGSIKFDTLSGLNSAMYNLPLVYAHLNNENRQKQYSKMSMSSSSSDCFNDATGETQEHDSAPAIPADAVSLTLAYKNLRAPNVIYRQGKQFIPEDKLSFGHRTVPVDVKSESQIPDIPEEKLVTVNKPIVELKIAPQKTIVIGTYDEQEEAKLAELEAIERESITQEETSDQESLITYKDLGYAPIDATYTNTKSMSCSQGISSGKIDDSEEEPCGPLGPSIPGYIPGKIIVQEKFTDDSFSNSESRSCPT, encoded by the exons TTTCGTTCTAACAATAACGTGCTTGATACTTCAGGCTCAAAGCCTAGGATGTACATGCGGAGGTTTGGGAGAag GTTCAAATCCTTGTACTCAAAGCGAAGTCGTTGTGAAAGCTACAAAATTACCAAAACCTACACATTTTGTGCCAGCAGAAGAAATCAAGGATGCTGCAACTGTAAAGAATATGCAAACAGATTGTTCCAACTCAGAAAGTGAGAGCAATTCCAGTCCTTGTAACACCTGTGACAAAAATCCAAATACACAAAGTGAAAGCATCGAATGTAATGACAGCAGTTGTAGTTGTAATAAGCAAAATATAGAAACTTTGGATGTTGAGGATTCTGTGAACTCCAATGGCAATGTTGCACCAAA gtTTCCTCCAATTGGTGATTTATGTTATCCTCTTCCAATGGAACCTAATAgtggaaaaataatagaaaaaactaAAGTTATACCAGCTTATCCTGGCAAACTTGTATGTTGTCCTTCATCAGTTCCacatgaaatttgtataaatacagCTACTGGAGAAACTAAAAGTAAAACACTTAGTTCCTCTGATGCTACATCCGAAACTGTTTCACATGGAAGCATAAAGTTTGACACACTTAGTGGATTAAATTCTGCAATGTATAATTTACCCTTAGTTTATGCTCacttaaataatgaaaatagacAAAAGCAATATTCAAAAATGAGTATGAGTAGCAGTTCCTCAGACTGTTTTAATGATGCTACAG gTGAAACTCAAGAACATGATTCAGCTCCAGCAATACCAGCAGATGCAGTTTCTCTTACTCTTGCATATAAAAATCTTCGTGCACCAAATGTAATTTACAGGCAaggaaaacaatttattcCAGAAGATAAATTATCCTTTGGTCACCGTACAGTACCAGTTGATGTAAAAAGTGAAAGCCAAATTCCTGATATTCCAGAAGAAAAGCTGGTAACAGTAAATAAACCTAttgtagaattaaaaatagcaCCTCAAAAAACTATCGTTATTGGTACTTATGATGAGCAAGAAGAAGCAAAACTTGCAGAGCTTGAAGCAATTGAACGTGAAAGTATAACGCAAGAAGAAACTTCTGATCAAGAAAGTCTTATTACCTACAA AGATTTGGGTTATGCACCAATAGATGCAActtatacaaatacaaaatctATGAGTTGCAGTCAAGGAATAAGTAGTGGAAAAATTGACGATAGCGAAGAGGAGCCATGCGGACCTTTAGGGCCATCAATACCAGGCTATATTCCAGGAAAAATTATAGTTCAAGAAAAGTTTACTGACGATAGTTTTAGCAATTCAGAATCTAGGTCATGTCcaacataa
- the LOC132907860 gene encoding uncharacterized protein LOC132907860 isoform X1 codes for MYSGMIIWISIVAYLFCSLKSCYSLDCNGAKIVTYGEPCVKACRLPFQIQGPKSCSKEEKAPVSLNFKVVTDMYTQPRHIEYPISVDMPTTTSSPSEKLSMEDTLRGEVYAYNTYVPPAGNPSLPSKNYNFQVENPITTDDVTSDDECETTVKRLKGLQSRIDRILVPACEVSSLSCS; via the exons ATGTATTCAGGAATGATAATCTGGATTTCCATCGTTGCTTATTTATTTTGCAGTTTGAAAAGCTGTTATAGTCTGGATTGCAATGGCGCTAAAATAGTGACTTACGGTGAACCTTGCGTTAAGGCTTGCCGACTCCCTTTTCAGATCCAG ggACCTAAATCGTGTTCCAAAGAGGAAAAAGCACCTGTGTCGTTGAATTTTAAAGTAGTTACCGATATGTATACTCAGCCTCGTCATATCGAATATCCAATTTCAGTCGACATGCCGACTACTACTTCATCACCATCAGAAAAACTTAGCATGGAAGATACTTTACGTGGAGAAGTTTATGCGTACAATACTTACGTTCCCCCCGCTGGTAATCCTTCGTTACCTTCAAAGAATTATAACTTTCAAGTTGAAAATCCAATTACAACAGACGA CGTTACGTCTGATGATGAGTGCGAAACCACAGTTAAACGACTGAAAGGACTTCAATCCCGAATTGACCGAATACTCGTTCCTGCATGTGAAGTTTCATCGTTATCATGttcataa
- the LOC132907859 gene encoding uncharacterized protein LOC132907859 yields MKNKCSRVFLSYVVLCTATFSAASENQTVITTAIRNRIRNPLSELLQDDLPVVLQSLQLYTTSAEKEIFNREDRGSRKIKNEVAEDDPKLTDNSKKLSKRDVTDSLTWEFSKAKFEHSESSPQDPLESHSCEIEAASHGHRHKVGIIVHEYFCELNKFFHYVVDVGQSLKPESPLIHLLNITEDALLFTTFEDLPELIEIGVTRLEAILKHPEKLETLLNIIKKSFRIITPILKSVIKLKDCTIKFVAHIQELLNYFKLDYEYIVGILKEFENKVFTFINTALSFIYGCILNPIEETANLFSKTIVWLETTISYLIDYVQQKFYRHLSLLEEAIDILQALYNGYTASGFSKTLNILLQVLGLCKNPTTNGGSLPFAASSQMSQSSISGLLSDEKN; encoded by the exons ATGAAGAACAAGTGCTCGCGTGTCTTTCTGTCGTACGTGGTATTATGTACCGCGACATTTAGTGCTGCTAGTGAAAATCAAACTGTCATAACAACAGCAATTAGGAACAGAATACGTAATCCTTTATCTGAATTACTCCAGGATGACTTACCTGTTGTCTTACAATCTTTGCAATTATATACAACGTCAGCGGagaaggaaatttttaatagagaGGATAGAGGTAGccgaaagataaaaaatgaagtGGCAGAAGATGATCCg aaGCTTACAGATAACTCAAAGAAGTTGTCAAAGCGTGACGTAACAGATTCATTGACTTGGGAATTTTCTAAAGCTAAATTCGAGCATTCAGAATCTTCTCCACAGGATCCATTAGAGAGTCATTCCTGTGAGATAGAGGCTGCGAGCCATGGTCACAGACATAAAGTTGGAATTATtgttcatgaatatttttgtgaactGAACAAGTTCTTTCATTACGTCGTAGACGTTGGACAAAGTTTAAAGCCTGAATCTCCGTTGATTCACTTACTGAACATAACTGAAGATGCACTTTTATTTACTACGTTTGAAGATCTACCTGAGTTAATAGAAATCGGAGTAACGCGCCTTGAAGCAATTTTAAAACACCCCGAGAAATTAGAAACgctattgaatattataaaaaaatcttttcgtATCATTACTCCTATTTTGAAAAGCGTAATTAAGTTGAAAGATTGCACTATAAAGTTTGTCGCTCATATTCAAGAacttcttaattattttaaacttgattatgaatatattgttggtattttaaaagaatttgagAACAAAGTTTTTACCTTCATCAATACCGCGTTAAGTTTCATTTATGGATGCATATTAAATCCTATAGAAGAAAcagcaaatttattttctaagaCAATCGTGTGGCTGGAAACGACAATCAGTTATTTGATAGATTACGTTCAACAAAAATTCTATCGGCATTTATCGCTTTTGGAAGAAGCTATTGATATTTTACAAGCATTGTATAACGGATATACTGCTTCTGGGTTTTCAAAAACTttaaatatactgttacaaGTTCTGGGATTGTGTAAAAATCCTACAACGAATGGAGGGAGTTTGCCATTTGCTGCTTCTTCTCAAATGTCACAAAGCAGTATTTCAGGATTACTTTCGGatgaaaagaattaa
- the LOC132907860 gene encoding uncharacterized protein LOC132907860 isoform X2, whose product MNICILRTLKSCYSLDCNGAKIVTYGEPCVKACRLPFQIQGPKSCSKEEKAPVSLNFKVVTDMYTQPRHIEYPISVDMPTTTSSPSEKLSMEDTLRGEVYAYNTYVPPAGNPSLPSKNYNFQVENPITTDDVTSDDECETTVKRLKGLQSRIDRILVPACEVSSLSCS is encoded by the exons AtgaacatatgtatattaagaAC TTTGAAAAGCTGTTATAGTCTGGATTGCAATGGCGCTAAAATAGTGACTTACGGTGAACCTTGCGTTAAGGCTTGCCGACTCCCTTTTCAGATCCAG ggACCTAAATCGTGTTCCAAAGAGGAAAAAGCACCTGTGTCGTTGAATTTTAAAGTAGTTACCGATATGTATACTCAGCCTCGTCATATCGAATATCCAATTTCAGTCGACATGCCGACTACTACTTCATCACCATCAGAAAAACTTAGCATGGAAGATACTTTACGTGGAGAAGTTTATGCGTACAATACTTACGTTCCCCCCGCTGGTAATCCTTCGTTACCTTCAAAGAATTATAACTTTCAAGTTGAAAATCCAATTACAACAGACGA CGTTACGTCTGATGATGAGTGCGAAACCACAGTTAAACGACTGAAAGGACTTCAATCCCGAATTGACCGAATACTCGTTCCTGCATGTGAAGTTTCATCGTTATCATGttcataa